Proteins encoded within one genomic window of Couchioplanes caeruleus:
- a CDS encoding SCO6745 family protein, translating to MTTLDPAVAREAWRFAEPLHAMVYFVPESAERFEALGLSSRAGYFAARGGAFGPVGPGPVIASFYNFHPGLVARFLPEIWTKVSPAAAIEARLAAADAALERGLGGDTLRSDEVAEAATLARRAADSATAHMAGRPLYAAHADLEWPKEPHLVLWHAQTLLREFRGDGHVAALLLAGLSGLESMVLHTASGEASEGFLRSSRGWSRDEWAAAAETLRSRGLMTGDDITDEGRALRARLEADTDRLATPAYESLGTDGCVRLAELVRPLSRTLLKAGFLAGALPTRPK from the coding sequence ATGACGACGCTCGATCCGGCGGTTGCCCGCGAGGCATGGCGGTTCGCCGAGCCCCTGCACGCGATGGTCTACTTCGTGCCCGAGTCCGCCGAACGCTTCGAGGCCCTGGGGTTGTCCTCCCGTGCCGGCTACTTCGCGGCTCGCGGCGGCGCTTTCGGCCCCGTCGGCCCGGGTCCGGTGATCGCGAGCTTCTACAACTTCCATCCCGGCCTCGTGGCGCGCTTCCTCCCGGAGATCTGGACCAAGGTCAGCCCGGCCGCCGCGATCGAGGCACGCCTCGCCGCGGCCGACGCGGCCCTGGAGCGCGGCCTCGGCGGCGACACCCTGCGCAGCGACGAGGTCGCGGAGGCGGCCACCCTGGCCCGGCGCGCCGCCGACTCGGCGACCGCTCACATGGCCGGCCGCCCCCTCTACGCGGCCCACGCCGACCTCGAATGGCCGAAGGAACCCCACCTGGTCCTGTGGCACGCCCAGACCCTGCTCCGTGAGTTCCGCGGCGACGGCCACGTGGCGGCGCTGCTACTCGCCGGGCTGTCCGGGCTCGAGTCGATGGTCCTACACACCGCCTCGGGCGAGGCGAGCGAGGGATTCCTGCGCTCCAGCCGCGGCTGGAGTCGAGACGAATGGGCCGCCGCCGCGGAGACCCTGCGCTCCCGCGGCCTGATGACCGGCGACGACATCACCGACGAGGGCCGCGCCTTGCGCGCCCGCCTCGAAGCGGACACCGACCGCCTGGCCACACCGGCATACGAGAGCCTCGGCACCGACGGCTGCGTCCGACTGGCGGAGCTGGTCCGGCCGCTGAGCCGCACCCTGCTGAAGGCCGGCTTCCTAGCCGGAGCCCTTCCTACCCGACCGAAGTGA
- a CDS encoding putative quinol monooxygenase, with product MIFITAKFLVKPESAQRWPEITAAFTRATRAEPGCLWFDWSRGLDDPHEYVLVEAFRDDAAGAAHVNSAHFQQAQRELPPHLQSTPRIISQTVDRDDWSELGELAVG from the coding sequence ATGATCTTTATTACGGCGAAGTTCCTCGTCAAGCCGGAGTCCGCGCAGCGATGGCCGGAGATCACCGCCGCGTTCACCCGGGCGACCCGGGCGGAGCCGGGCTGCCTCTGGTTCGACTGGTCCCGCGGCCTCGACGACCCGCACGAGTACGTCCTGGTCGAGGCGTTCCGGGACGACGCGGCGGGCGCGGCGCACGTGAACTCCGCGCACTTCCAGCAGGCCCAGCGGGAGCTGCCCCCGCATCTGCAGTCGACGCCGAGGATCATCAGCCAGACGGTGGACCGGGACGACTGGTCCGAGCTGGGCGAGCTGGCGGTCGGCTGA
- a CDS encoding extracellular solute-binding protein — protein MIGRRTAGHRRSVAAAAAAALACSALVGCGGDAGGARTLNWYINPDNTGATQEAAAQCSRNSGGRYTIATSVLPATADGQREQIVRRLAAGDPSIDFMTIDPPYNPELASAGWLYEFTDAQRSELLTDILESPIKTAEWKGKLVGVPYSANTQLLWYRKSVAQKAGVDPTSPTFTWDQMIDAAVRTNTIISEQGKRYEGYMVWVNGLIESAGGSIIRDNERGRDATVSIDSPEGREAARIIAKLANSPAADPALSTADEEVGRITFQGERGGFMLNWPYAYASLQGNVADGTTDPSVLEDVAWARYPRVKADVPSKPPIGGANIGISKFSTKKELAVEAVKCLISPPMQKIRFLGLGDPVATGSVYDDPDVRAKYPMADLMRESINDAGPRPITPYYGDVSAAVQRTWHTPAGVNPETTPATAAKLIDDVLHDRRLL, from the coding sequence GTGATCGGTAGGAGAACGGCCGGCCACCGCAGATCGGTGGCGGCGGCCGCCGCGGCCGCCCTCGCCTGTTCCGCCCTGGTCGGATGCGGCGGCGACGCGGGCGGCGCCCGGACGCTGAACTGGTACATCAATCCCGACAACACCGGCGCCACCCAGGAGGCGGCGGCCCAGTGCAGCCGCAACTCGGGCGGGCGCTACACCATCGCCACCTCGGTACTGCCGGCGACCGCGGACGGCCAGCGCGAACAGATCGTCCGCCGGCTCGCCGCCGGGGACCCGTCGATCGACTTCATGACCATCGACCCGCCGTACAACCCGGAGCTGGCCAGCGCCGGATGGCTGTACGAGTTCACCGACGCCCAGCGCTCGGAGCTGCTGACCGACATCCTCGAGTCGCCGATCAAGACCGCCGAGTGGAAGGGCAAGCTGGTCGGGGTGCCGTACTCGGCCAACACCCAACTGCTCTGGTACCGCAAGTCGGTGGCACAGAAGGCCGGCGTCGATCCCACCTCGCCGACCTTCACCTGGGATCAGATGATCGACGCGGCGGTCAGGACCAACACGATCATCTCGGAGCAGGGCAAGCGCTACGAGGGCTACATGGTGTGGGTCAACGGGCTCATCGAGTCCGCGGGCGGCTCGATCATCCGCGACAACGAGCGTGGCCGCGACGCCACCGTCTCCATCGACTCGCCCGAGGGCAGGGAGGCCGCCCGGATCATCGCCAAGCTGGCGAACTCGCCCGCCGCGGATCCGGCGCTGTCCACCGCGGACGAGGAGGTCGGCCGGATCACGTTCCAGGGCGAGCGCGGCGGGTTCATGCTGAACTGGCCGTACGCGTACGCCTCCCTGCAGGGCAACGTCGCCGACGGCACGACGGATCCCTCCGTGCTCGAGGACGTGGCCTGGGCGCGCTATCCCCGGGTCAAGGCCGACGTGCCGAGCAAGCCGCCGATCGGCGGCGCCAACATCGGCATCAGCAAGTTCAGCACGAAGAAGGAGCTCGCGGTCGAGGCCGTCAAGTGCCTGATCTCGCCGCCGATGCAGAAGATCCGCTTCCTCGGCCTGGGCGATCCGGTCGCGACCGGCTCGGTGTACGACGACCCGGACGTCCGGGCGAAGTACCCGATGGCCGACCTCATGCGCGAGTCCATCAACGACGCGGGCCCCCGCCCGATCACCCCGTACTACGGCGACGTCTCCGCGGCGGTCCAGCGCACCTGGCACACGCCGGCCGGCGTGAACCCGGAGACGACCCCGGCGACCGCCGCGAAGCTGATCGACGACGTCCTGCACGACCGGCGGCTGCTGTGA
- a CDS encoding response regulator translates to MSGDSAGIRVVVVDDQPLIRAGFAMVLSSQPDIEVVGEAEDGAQALSLLDRVVADVVVMDIRMPVMDGVEATRRLTERAAPPRVLVLTTFDTDEDAFAALQAGASGFLLKNAPPEELLSAIRVVAAGDAVVAPRVTRRLLDRLAGRLAPPPEPQNDRLAILTEREREVLELVAEGLSNAEIAARLHVAEATVKTHFGRILMKLELRDRVQAVVLAYRLGLVRPGG, encoded by the coding sequence GTGAGCGGCGACTCGGCGGGCATCCGGGTGGTGGTCGTCGACGATCAGCCGCTGATCCGGGCCGGGTTCGCGATGGTGTTGTCCTCTCAGCCCGACATCGAGGTGGTGGGCGAGGCCGAGGACGGGGCGCAGGCACTGTCCCTGCTCGACCGGGTCGTCGCCGACGTCGTCGTGATGGACATCCGGATGCCGGTCATGGACGGCGTCGAGGCCACCCGCCGGCTGACGGAGCGCGCCGCGCCGCCCCGCGTCCTGGTGCTGACCACCTTCGACACCGACGAGGACGCGTTCGCGGCGTTGCAGGCCGGCGCGAGCGGTTTCCTGCTGAAGAACGCTCCTCCGGAAGAGCTTCTGAGCGCCATCCGCGTGGTGGCCGCCGGTGACGCGGTCGTGGCGCCGCGCGTGACCCGGCGGCTGCTGGACCGGCTCGCCGGGCGGCTCGCTCCCCCGCCGGAGCCGCAGAACGACCGCCTCGCCATCCTCACCGAGCGGGAACGGGAGGTTCTCGAGCTGGTGGCCGAGGGCTTGTCGAACGCCGAGATCGCGGCCCGCCTGCATGTCGCCGAGGCCACGGTGAAGACGCACTTCGGACGGATCCTCATGAAGCTCGAACTGCGGGACCGGGTGCAGGCCGTCGTGCTCGCCTACCGGCTCGGCCTGGTCCGGCCGGGCGGCTGA
- a CDS encoding sensor histidine kinase, whose protein sequence is MLADPRARTAYDVTIALVVAYATSFYDEGYDTAIGCAMALAVVFRRRAPLVVMAVVAVLALVQWLLAAVPASEPLAGAPTGYDVAVLVAMVSVVTHAERVWQVYAAGVVGVLGVVVAFAIPVPLSNSWSVDVTELLAVTGLVAGVWLTAFVLRTRRLYVLSLEERSAAAERERAHLARLAAVEQRAEIARELHDVVAHSLAVMILQADGARYLVQADLDRATEALRAIAATGRDALEDMHRIVDVLRGTNAGDAEQDRRPVGIAQLDALVAGVRAAGLRVELRLEGEPRGLSAADETTLYRLAQEGLTNTLRHAGPEASAAVTLRFGEGAAMVEVVDDGGGRLAGDAPWVPGSGGNGLVGMRERVAAVGGRFTAGPRVGPGWQVRAEFPVRTA, encoded by the coding sequence ATGTTGGCCGATCCGCGGGCGCGCACCGCGTACGACGTGACGATCGCGCTGGTCGTGGCCTATGCGACGTCGTTCTACGACGAGGGCTACGACACGGCGATCGGGTGCGCCATGGCGCTGGCGGTCGTTTTCCGGCGGCGTGCTCCCCTCGTGGTGATGGCGGTCGTCGCCGTGCTCGCGCTGGTGCAATGGCTGCTGGCGGCGGTGCCGGCGTCCGAGCCTCTGGCGGGCGCACCGACCGGCTACGACGTGGCTGTCCTGGTGGCCATGGTGTCGGTGGTGACCCATGCCGAGCGGGTGTGGCAGGTCTACGCCGCCGGCGTCGTAGGAGTGCTCGGGGTGGTGGTGGCGTTCGCCATCCCGGTGCCGTTGAGCAACTCCTGGTCCGTTGACGTCACCGAGCTGCTGGCGGTCACCGGGCTGGTCGCGGGTGTGTGGCTGACCGCCTTCGTGTTGCGCACGCGCCGGCTGTACGTGCTCAGCCTCGAGGAGCGTTCCGCCGCGGCGGAGCGTGAGCGCGCGCACCTGGCCCGGCTGGCCGCGGTCGAGCAGCGGGCGGAGATCGCCCGGGAGCTGCACGATGTGGTGGCGCACAGCCTCGCTGTCATGATCTTGCAGGCCGACGGGGCCCGGTATCTCGTCCAGGCGGACCTCGACCGTGCGACGGAGGCGCTGCGGGCCATCGCCGCGACGGGCCGTGATGCGTTGGAGGACATGCACCGTATCGTCGATGTGTTGCGGGGGACGAATGCGGGCGATGCGGAGCAGGACCGTCGTCCGGTCGGCATCGCGCAGCTCGATGCCCTGGTGGCCGGCGTTCGGGCGGCGGGGCTGCGGGTGGAGCTGCGCCTGGAGGGTGAGCCGCGGGGCCTGTCGGCCGCGGACGAGACGACCCTGTACCGGCTGGCGCAGGAGGGCTTGACCAACACGCTGCGGCACGCCGGGCCGGAGGCCAGTGCGGCCGTCACGCTGCGGTTCGGCGAGGGTGCCGCAATGGTGGAGGTTGTTGACGACGGCGGCGGCCGGCTGGCCGGTGATGCGCCGTGGGTACCCGGATCGGGAGGCAACGGATTGGTCGGTATGCGTGAGCGCGTCGCCGCCGTCGGAGGCCGGTTCACCGCCGGGCCGCGGGTGGGGCCGGGCTGGCAGGTACGCGCGGAGTTCCCGGTGAGGACCGCGTGA
- a CDS encoding ABC transporter ATP-binding protein — protein sequence MAAITIKNVDKTYPDGYHAVKDVSLDIADGEFMILVGPSGCGKSTLLRMIVGLEDITSGDLLIGGERMNQKAPRDRNLSMVFQNYALYPHLSVFENIAFPLRLKHTPDAEVHERVKAAADTLELHEHLDRKPSQLSGGQRQRVAMGRAIVRQADAFLFDEPLSNLDAKLRGQMRTEILRMQRRLGTTTVYVTHDQTEAMTLGDRVAVLRKGELQQVASPRELYEKPANLFVAGFIGSPPMNFLPAAVRGDELRLPFLTCPLRSEIADRVGDAQVLIAGVRPEYFEDATLVEERKRDRGVIFEVEVDVTEWLGNEQYAFIPYEAPADIAEQLAGLQRELDSEQMRTQMVVSLDPTSRVRDGEKASLWLDPSRILLFDPRTGRNLTLQEEAGGRQAEAQVPPQRAG from the coding sequence ATGGCAGCCATCACCATCAAGAACGTCGACAAGACGTACCCCGACGGCTACCACGCCGTGAAGGACGTCAGCCTGGACATCGCCGACGGCGAGTTCATGATCCTCGTCGGGCCGTCCGGCTGCGGCAAGTCCACCCTGCTGCGGATGATCGTCGGACTCGAGGACATCACCTCCGGCGACCTGCTCATCGGCGGCGAGCGGATGAACCAGAAGGCGCCCCGCGACCGCAACCTGTCCATGGTGTTCCAGAACTACGCGCTCTACCCCCACCTGTCGGTCTTCGAGAACATCGCATTCCCGCTGCGGCTCAAGCACACCCCGGACGCCGAGGTGCACGAACGGGTCAAGGCCGCCGCGGACACCCTCGAACTGCACGAGCACCTCGACCGCAAGCCCAGCCAGCTCTCCGGCGGGCAGCGCCAGCGCGTCGCCATGGGCCGCGCCATCGTCCGGCAGGCCGACGCGTTCCTGTTCGACGAGCCCCTGTCGAACCTGGACGCCAAGCTGCGCGGCCAGATGCGCACCGAGATCCTGCGCATGCAGCGCCGGCTCGGCACCACGACGGTGTACGTCACCCACGACCAGACCGAGGCCATGACCCTCGGCGACCGGGTCGCCGTGCTGCGCAAGGGCGAGCTCCAGCAGGTCGCCAGCCCGCGCGAGCTCTACGAGAAGCCCGCCAACCTGTTCGTCGCCGGATTCATCGGCTCGCCGCCGATGAACTTCCTGCCGGCCGCCGTACGCGGCGACGAGCTGCGGCTGCCGTTCCTCACCTGCCCCCTGCGCAGCGAGATCGCCGACCGGGTCGGCGACGCCCAGGTGCTGATCGCCGGCGTCCGCCCCGAGTACTTCGAGGACGCCACCCTGGTCGAGGAACGCAAGCGCGACCGCGGTGTGATCTTCGAGGTCGAGGTCGACGTCACGGAGTGGCTGGGCAACGAGCAATACGCCTTCATCCCGTACGAGGCGCCCGCCGACATCGCCGAACAGCTCGCCGGCCTGCAGCGGGAGCTCGACAGCGAACAGATGCGCACGCAGATGGTGGTCTCACTGGACCCGACGAGCCGGGTGCGCGACGGGGAGAAGGCCTCGCTGTGGCTGGACCCGTCGCGGATCCTGCTGTTCGATCCGCGTACCGGGAGGAATCTGACCCTGCAGGAGGAAGCCGGCGGCCGGCAGGCCGAGGCGCAGGTTCCGCCGCAGCGCGCGGGGTGA
- a CDS encoding carbohydrate ABC transporter permease has protein sequence MTTTRRSQVAWIIGAILILLYTLTPIAWMISLSLKPGDDIYNKQFLPTDWSLENYRTVFQTDLFTSALRNSIGISFISTAFSVIIAMFVAYAIARLDFPGKKVILSVALAIAMFPVISLIGPLFDMWRAVGLFDTWLGLIIPYISFTLPLSIWTLSAFFREIPWEMEQAAQVDGATPWQAFRRVIVPLAAPGVFTTAIIAFFAGWNDFVFGVSLTSTDAARPVPAALAFFTGASQFQQPTAAIAAASVVVTVPIVIVTLIFQRRIVAGLTSGAVKG, from the coding sequence ATGACCACGACCCGACGCTCCCAGGTGGCCTGGATCATCGGCGCGATCCTGATCCTGCTCTACACGCTGACCCCGATCGCCTGGATGATCTCGCTGTCGCTCAAGCCCGGCGACGACATCTACAACAAGCAGTTCCTGCCGACCGACTGGAGCCTCGAGAACTACCGGACGGTGTTCCAGACCGACCTGTTCACCAGCGCGCTACGCAACTCGATCGGCATCTCGTTCATCTCCACCGCGTTCAGTGTCATCATCGCGATGTTCGTGGCGTACGCGATCGCCCGCCTGGACTTCCCCGGCAAGAAGGTCATCCTGTCCGTGGCCCTGGCGATCGCCATGTTCCCGGTGATCTCGCTGATCGGGCCGCTGTTCGACATGTGGCGCGCGGTCGGGCTGTTCGACACCTGGCTCGGGCTGATCATCCCGTACATCTCCTTCACGCTGCCGTTGTCGATCTGGACCCTGTCGGCGTTCTTCCGCGAGATCCCCTGGGAGATGGAGCAGGCGGCCCAGGTCGACGGGGCGACGCCATGGCAGGCGTTCCGGCGGGTGATCGTCCCACTCGCCGCGCCCGGCGTCTTCACCACGGCGATCATCGCGTTCTTCGCCGGCTGGAACGACTTCGTCTTCGGCGTCTCGTTGACCTCGACCGACGCCGCCCGCCCGGTCCCCGCCGCGCTGGCGTTCTTCACCGGCGCGTCGCAGTTCCAGCAGCCCACGGCGGCGATCGCGGCGGCGTCCGTGGTCGTCACCGTCCCCATCGTCATCGTGACGCTGATCTTCCAGCGGCGCATCGTGGCCGGACTCACCTCCGGCGCCGTCAAGGGCTGA
- a CDS encoding carbohydrate ABC transporter permease encodes MTVTREPPARASARRKAPPLELTDRALHERRLGWLLSAPAFILMLAVTAYPMANAVYLSTFSYRLTDPAGKEFVGLNNYLVVLTDPLWWEDVGTTALITLVTVSLELVIGFTLAMVMHKIIFGRRTVRTSILVPYGIITVVSAFAWRYAFALDSGFVNNWLGLGDFDWFGQRWSALVAICASEIWKTTPFIALLLLAGLAQVPGSLIEAAHVDGATFRQRLFKVIIPNMKAAIMVALLFRTLDAWRVFDNVFVMTAGASGTETLSFLAYRQNITRVALGVGSAVSVLLFLSVLLIAFIFIKGFKTDLGQVRGDRR; translated from the coding sequence GTGACGGTCACCCGAGAACCACCGGCCAGGGCGTCGGCGCGCCGCAAGGCACCCCCGCTCGAGCTCACCGACCGCGCGCTGCACGAGCGCCGGCTCGGCTGGCTGCTGTCCGCTCCCGCGTTCATCCTGATGCTGGCGGTGACGGCGTATCCGATGGCCAATGCCGTCTATCTCTCCACATTCAGCTACCGGCTGACCGACCCGGCCGGCAAGGAGTTCGTGGGGCTCAACAACTACCTCGTGGTGCTCACCGATCCGCTGTGGTGGGAGGACGTGGGGACCACGGCATTGATCACCCTGGTCACCGTCTCGCTCGAGCTCGTCATCGGCTTCACGCTCGCCATGGTCATGCACAAGATCATCTTTGGCCGCCGGACCGTCCGGACCTCGATCCTCGTCCCGTACGGGATCATCACGGTCGTCTCCGCCTTCGCCTGGCGCTACGCGTTCGCCCTGGACTCCGGGTTCGTCAACAACTGGCTGGGCCTGGGCGACTTCGACTGGTTCGGCCAGCGCTGGTCGGCACTGGTCGCCATCTGCGCTTCCGAAATCTGGAAGACCACGCCGTTCATCGCCCTGCTGCTGCTCGCCGGCCTCGCCCAGGTGCCCGGCTCGCTGATCGAGGCCGCCCACGTGGACGGCGCGACGTTCCGGCAACGGCTCTTCAAGGTGATCATCCCGAACATGAAGGCCGCCATCATGGTGGCGCTGCTGTTCCGCACCCTCGACGCCTGGCGCGTCTTCGACAACGTCTTCGTCATGACGGCCGGCGCCAGCGGCACCGAGACGCTGTCGTTCCTCGCCTACCGGCAGAACATCACCCGGGTGGCGCTGGGCGTCGGCTCGGCGGTCTCGGTGCTGCTCTTCCTCTCGGTCCTGCTGATCGCGTTCATCTTCATCAAGGGATTCAAGACCGACCTCGGACAGGTACGGGGGGACCGCCGATGA
- a CDS encoding FtsX-like permease family protein has protein sequence MSREPQRAVLRTQLAGMLSRPGRLVMTGLSVLIAAFVVFAAVLAQQIAVRTTLERFSGTSPAADFVVTAEEEPLITQAEADAVRRVPGVGAVAPRLNNGLPVAGGGLTEHFLRLDGDPGTGALSRVRVVSGSYPDGLREVAVDRLAAAQLNVAPGGIVNLRLPEDRGGHRRSVAVTVTAIVQGPTGEAATGYAPAHLVAGIVGVRGYQRLDVQAAPGAADAALSARLSAALPRTGGVSVVPGDLVRDREARERVRDLDELFRAVAMFLAVAVVAAALVATSAFRIVFTQRLRQLALLRTIGAQRSQLVRALAAEGALTGLGAGTAGVLLALGAGYAAPAVAGVFGAQLPAPVPPVVAALAVVAGAVVVTMGAVLAPALSAAGVAPLQALRTAGTMAAERRIGVLRLLAGMLFAAGAAAIVGMVVDQIPAPGDQQYDSFPALMLIVVSGALAFLALIALGPLLVRPALAVAGRALRRFGPLGRLAVGGVGGTPRRAAAVSAVVALGVTLVAGTMVAIAGLQGWAARGMAVRAPADLHLRGGDSGVPPEVVRHLRALPHLRDVTTYRRADVTMGRFAASAIDLDLAALPRLKDLYAATGDLADLGPGRVVVNDELASTLEVRAGDALDVGGGRRSVRLTVAATLSGDAPLNADIIAVPADLDRLGVAAASLAVLADSADDSATGRTAARAAVERAAGGLAGADLQVLADQRDGDGETLELISTIALSLLGLTVLIAVVGVGTTTGLSVQERTHEFGLLRALGLGRARLRLMIGMEAGLYGVLGGILGLLLGVPYAWLTVRALNLGAPLVFPAGRLTAVVAALAAATALAGLLPARRATRVSPVQALGTPD, from the coding sequence GTGAGCCGAGAACCGCAGCGGGCCGTGCTGCGTACCCAATTGGCCGGGATGCTGAGCCGCCCGGGCCGGCTCGTCATGACCGGCCTGTCGGTTCTCATCGCCGCGTTCGTCGTGTTCGCCGCGGTGTTGGCGCAGCAGATCGCGGTCAGGACCACGCTCGAGCGGTTCAGCGGGACCTCGCCGGCGGCCGATTTCGTGGTGACGGCCGAGGAGGAACCGCTCATCACGCAGGCCGAGGCGGACGCCGTACGGCGAGTGCCCGGCGTCGGCGCGGTCGCACCCCGCCTGAACAACGGCTTGCCGGTGGCCGGAGGCGGTCTCACCGAGCATTTCCTGCGCCTCGACGGGGACCCGGGCACGGGTGCCCTGTCGCGGGTGCGCGTGGTGTCCGGAAGCTACCCGGACGGTCTCCGCGAGGTGGCGGTCGACCGGCTTGCCGCGGCGCAGCTCAACGTGGCGCCGGGTGGCATCGTCAACCTGCGGCTTCCCGAGGACCGGGGTGGACACCGCAGGAGCGTCGCGGTCACCGTCACCGCGATCGTGCAGGGACCGACGGGCGAGGCGGCGACCGGCTACGCGCCCGCCCACCTCGTCGCCGGCATCGTCGGCGTGCGGGGCTACCAGCGGCTCGACGTGCAAGCCGCACCCGGCGCCGCGGACGCCGCGCTGTCCGCGCGGCTTTCCGCCGCACTGCCGCGCACCGGCGGCGTCTCGGTCGTTCCAGGAGATCTGGTACGCGACCGGGAAGCCCGCGAGCGGGTACGCGACCTGGACGAACTCTTCCGAGCGGTCGCCATGTTCCTCGCCGTCGCCGTGGTCGCCGCGGCACTCGTCGCCACCAGTGCCTTCCGCATCGTCTTCACGCAACGGCTGCGTCAGCTTGCGTTGCTCCGCACGATCGGGGCACAGCGAAGCCAGCTCGTGCGGGCGCTGGCCGCCGAAGGTGCCCTCACCGGTCTCGGCGCGGGCACGGCCGGCGTCCTGCTCGCCCTCGGCGCCGGATATGCCGCACCGGCCGTCGCCGGCGTCTTCGGCGCTCAGTTGCCGGCACCCGTACCGCCGGTGGTCGCGGCCCTGGCGGTCGTGGCCGGCGCCGTCGTCGTGACGATGGGTGCGGTGCTCGCCCCGGCGCTGTCCGCCGCCGGCGTCGCCCCGCTGCAGGCGCTCCGCACCGCCGGAACCATGGCGGCCGAGCGCCGGATCGGGGTGCTGCGCCTCCTCGCCGGCATGCTGTTCGCCGCCGGCGCCGCCGCGATCGTCGGGATGGTTGTCGACCAGATCCCCGCGCCCGGAGACCAGCAGTACGACAGCTTTCCCGCCCTGATGCTGATCGTCGTGTCCGGTGCGCTGGCCTTCCTGGCGCTCATCGCCCTCGGGCCGCTGCTGGTCCGCCCCGCGCTCGCGGTCGCGGGCCGGGCACTGCGGAGGTTCGGTCCCCTCGGCAGGCTCGCGGTCGGCGGTGTCGGCGGCACTCCCCGCCGGGCCGCCGCCGTCTCGGCCGTCGTCGCGCTCGGCGTCACCCTGGTGGCCGGCACGATGGTGGCCATCGCCGGCCTGCAGGGCTGGGCCGCCCGCGGCATGGCCGTGCGCGCCCCGGCCGACCTGCATCTCCGCGGTGGCGACTCCGGCGTCCCGCCCGAGGTGGTACGTCACCTCCGGGCGCTGCCGCACCTGCGCGACGTGACGACGTACCGGCGGGCCGACGTCACGATGGGTCGCTTCGCCGCGAGCGCGATCGACCTGGACCTTGCCGCCCTACCTCGACTGAAGGACCTGTACGCGGCGACGGGAGACCTGGCAGACCTCGGTCCTGGACGGGTCGTCGTGAATGACGAACTGGCCTCGACACTGGAGGTGCGGGCCGGGGACGCGCTCGACGTCGGCGGCGGCAGGAGGTCCGTGCGGCTGACCGTCGCGGCGACCCTGTCCGGTGACGCCCCGCTGAACGCCGACATCATCGCCGTACCGGCGGATCTGGACCGGCTCGGCGTCGCCGCGGCATCTCTCGCGGTGCTGGCCGACAGCGCCGACGACAGTGCGACCGGCCGCACCGCGGCCCGAGCCGCGGTCGAGCGGGCCGCCGGCGGCCTGGCCGGCGCCGACCTCCAGGTGCTGGCCGACCAGCGGGACGGCGACGGCGAGACGCTGGAGCTGATCTCGACCATCGCGCTCAGCCTGCTCGGCCTCACCGTCCTCATCGCCGTCGTCGGCGTGGGCACCACCACCGGTCTCAGCGTGCAGGAGCGCACCCACGAGTTCGGGCTCCTGCGCGCGTTGGGACTGGGCCGGGCGAGGCTCCGCCTCATGATCGGCATGGAGGCGGGCCTGTACGGCGTGCTCGGCGGCATCCTCGGCCTTCTCCTCGGCGTGCCGTACGCGTGGCTGACCGTGCGGGCGCTCAACCTCGGCGCACCACTGGTCTTTCCGGCCGGGCGGCTCACGGCTGTCGTCGCGGCACTGGCCGCCGCCACCGCCCTGGCCGGGCTGTTGCCGGCCCGCCGCGCCACCCGGGTCAGCCCGGTCCAGGCTCTCGGTACGCCGGACTGA
- the smpB gene encoding SsrA-binding protein SmpB, giving the protein MRRSATPRETGRKVIASNRKARHDYAVLKTYEAGLVLAGTEVKSLRAGYASIVDAFAQEHEGEIMLYNLHIAEYGFGSWTNHAPRRTRKLLLHRVEIARILDKLREPGIALVPLSLYFQDGWAKVELALAKGKREYDKRQAIAERDANREIARAMGRHLKGRTR; this is encoded by the coding sequence GTGAGGAGGTCGGCCACGCCCAGGGAGACCGGCCGCAAAGTCATCGCGTCGAACCGGAAGGCACGGCACGACTACGCGGTCCTCAAGACCTACGAGGCAGGCCTCGTGCTGGCCGGCACGGAGGTGAAGTCGCTGCGTGCCGGGTACGCGTCCATCGTCGACGCCTTCGCCCAGGAGCACGAGGGCGAGATCATGCTCTACAACCTGCACATCGCCGAGTACGGGTTCGGCTCATGGACGAACCATGCGCCGCGGCGTACCCGCAAACTGCTGCTGCACCGCGTGGAGATCGCCCGCATCCTCGACAAGCTCCGCGAGCCGGGCATCGCTCTGGTGCCGCTGTCGCTGTACTTCCAGGACGGCTGGGCAAAGGTGGAACTCGCCCTGGCCAAGGGCAAGAGGGAGTACGACAAGCGCCAGGCGATCGCCGAGCGAGACGCGAACCGGGAAATCGCCCGCGCCATGGGCCGGCACCTCAAGGGCCGCACCCGCTAA